Part of the Nocardioides perillae genome is shown below.
GGCCGTAGGTCGCGACGCCGCAGCGCACCAGGTCGAGGCGGGTGTCGGGGTGCAGCAGGGTGCCGGCGGAGTTCGCGAGGTGGCGCAGGCCGGGCGCGAGCCCGAGCACGCGTGCGCGTGACAGCGCCGCGGCGAAGACGCCCTGCTGCGACCCGGTGGCCGGGTGGTCCGGCTCGTCGGCGGCTGCCAGGTGCGACCACGTGCCGGTCACGACGACCTCGCCGGCGCCGCGCGCCTCCCGCGCCGCGGCGACGAGCGCGTCCCACTCGGGCAGGGTCGCCCCGCCGCGGGACAGCCCGGTGTCGACCTTGAGCTGCAGCCGGGCCGGCACCCCGGTGCGCCGGGCCGCGGCCGCGACCTCCCGCACCTCCGCAGGCGTGTACGCCGTGACGTCGACGCCGGCGGCGACGGCGCCGTCGTAGTCCTGGCCGGGGGCGGCGAGCCAGCACAGCAGCGGGCCGTCGTCGCCGGCGGCCCGCAGGGCGAGCGCCTCCTCCACGGTCGCGACGCCGAGCCAGGCCGCGCCCGCCTCGCGCGCGGCGGCGGCGACGGCGAGCAGCCCGTGGCCGTAGGCGTCGGCCTTCACGACCGTCATCAGCGCGGCGCTGCCGGCCGCGGCGCGCAGGAGGCGCACGTTGTGCCGCACGGCGGCCAGGTCGACCACCACCTCCGCGCGCACGCCGGGGGCGGCGGGCGGGTGCGGGGGCGGGAGGGCCGGGCTCACGGCTCGATCATCCCAGGGCTCACCTGTGGAGGACCGCCCGGACCGCCGCCGGGAGGGCCGCGGCGACGTC
Proteins encoded:
- the alr gene encoding alanine racemase; this encodes MSPALPPPHPPAAPGVRAEVVVDLAAVRHNVRLLRAAAGSAALMTVVKADAYGHGLLAVAAAAREAGAAWLGVATVEEALALRAAGDDGPLLCWLAAPGQDYDGAVAAGVDVTAYTPAEVREVAAAARRTGVPARLQLKVDTGLSRGGATLPEWDALVAAAREARGAGEVVVTGTWSHLAAADEPDHPATGSQQGVFAAALSRARVLGLAPGLRHLANSAGTLLHPDTRLDLVRCGVATYGRHPAPEVAGPDTGPDTGPGAGLVPVMTVQGRLALTKRIRAGASVSYGHTWTAERDTTVGLVPLGYADGVPRHASSPGAGGHPAEVWVAGRRRPVVGRVCMDQLVVDLGGEELPAGTPYELFGTGHDGAPTALDWARAAGTIDYEVLTRVGGAAGADGRLARRWVDTGWDRTSREDDA